The nucleotide window CGAACTGCAAAGGCTGAAGTGATTAAACTAACTTTTGAATAAAATTATTACTAGGAGGGGCGATTAAATTCGTCCCTTTTTCATTTAAGAATATAATTTTTAATAGTTTTTATTAAATTAAATGTATGATAAAAGCTGTGATTTTCGATCTGGATAATACTTTAATAGATTTTATGAAAATGAAGGAGGCAAGTATATCTGCAGCTATTGATGCAATGCTTGATGCAGGGCTAGATAGGTCTCCAGATAAAATTAGAGAAGGTATAAATAAAATATATAATGAAAAAGGCATTGAATATCAATACGTTTTTGATGATTACTTAAAGAATGAGTTAGGAAAGATTAATTATAAGATTTTAGCTTCGGCTATAGTTGCATATAGGAAGGCAAAAGAGGGAAATCTTCAGACCTACCCCCATGTTCATAATACATTGATAAGTTTAATAAAAATGGGGATTCGACTGGCAGTTGTTTCCGATGCTCCAAGAAGGGAAGCTTGGTTGAGAATTTGTTCTTGTAACCTCCAGAATTATTTTGATGTCGTTATGACATTTGAGGATACCAACTTAAGAAAACCTAACCCAAAGCCATTTCAGCTAACATTGGAAAGATTAGAGATAAAGCCTGAAGAGGCTATCATGGTTGGTGATTGGGTTGAAAGGGATTTGATTGGAGCAAAAAAGGTTGGAATGAAAACAGTATTTGCCCGTTATGGTGATACTTTTGGGACAGCATTTTCAGGAGCAGATTATGAAATCGATTATGTAGATGAAATAATAGAAATTGTAAAAAAAGAAAACGGATATCGATGAAAATAGGCATTGATATAATTAAAATAGATAGAATAGATAGACTGATCCAGAATTATGGGAATAAATTTTTAGATAAGTACTTTGATAAGGAAGAAATTAGATATTGTAAAAGTAAGGTTGTTCCACTTCAGCATTTTGCTGGAAAATTTGCAGCTAAAGAAGCAGTCAAAAAGGCACTTCTTTCCACCAATCCAACTTTAATTGTTCCCCTGAGCGATATTGTAATAAGGAATAATTCATTGGGGAAACCATATGTGAGATTACGTGGTAACGTTGGTGAAATTTGTAAGAACTATATTATTGAGGTCTCAATATCCCATGAAAAAAACGACTATGCTATAGCAATAGCTCTGGTGGCGATATGAGAGAGTATGTTTTAAGTAATGAAGAAGCAAAAATTGTAGACAGTTTTACTATAGAAAAACTTGGTATTTCCGGGAAAAAGTTAATGAATAGAGCTGGTAAGGCGGTTGCCACAAAGGTAAAGGAAATATTAAAGGATATTCCTGGAAGTAGAGTGGACATCTTTTGTGGTACCGGAAATAACGGAGGAGATGGGTTCGTATGTGGACTGAATCTATATGATTGGGGAGCTATTGTATATATCTGGGTTGTTGGAAATAAAGAAAAAATAAAAGGCGATGCAAAGTATTACTTTGACAAATGTTTAGAAAGTGGATTAAATATAAACTATATAGAAAAAGTCGAAGATGTTGGGAAAATTCATAATATAATCGAGACGGATTTAATAGTAGATGCTATTTTCGGAACTGGATTTAAAGGTAACGTTAAGCCTCCGATTGACAGAATTATTGAGATTATTAATAATTCCACTAGACCGGTTATATCTGTTGATATACCATCAGGTGTTAATGGTGATTCAGGTATAGTTCATGATATAGCTGTGAAAGCGAATGCAACTGTCACTATGGGATTTTTAAAAAGGGGTTTGCTACTTTATCCAGGCAAAAGGTATGCAGGTGAAGTAACTGTAGCGGATATAGGTTACAATGAGCAATCATTTAATGTTCTAAAAAATAAAACTTATCTTATACACAAAGAAGAGATTGTTGATTTAATCCCACCGCTATATTGGGATACATATAAGCACAGACAGGGGAAAGTGCTGGTATTTGCTGGATCTGTTGGAATGACTGGTGCTGCTGTATTAACCTGTGAAGCTGCGATGAGGACTGGTGCAGGTCTTGTTGTACTATCTATCCCTAAATCATTGAATGATATAGTCGAAATAAAGTTAACTGAGGTATTGAGTATGCCAGTAAATGAATCTGAGAAACAAACTTTTACTGTAGATTCACTTACAGATAATGTTAGGGAGAGGATAAAGTGGAGCGATGTTATTGTATTTGGCCCAGGAGTATCTTACTGTGAACATGTGATTGTTTTTGGAGAAAACTTGTTAAAAAGTGTTAATAAACCTGTTGTTATTGATGCTGATGGGCTAAAAATTTTCAAGAATAATACTGAGTTAATCAAGAAAGTAAAAGAAATAGTGTTGACACCTCATTATGGGGAATTTTCATTGATTACAGGTATTCCCTTAGATGAAATAAAAATGAATGTTGTTGATATAGGCAGAGAATTTGCAATATCAAATGGGTGTGTATTAGTATTGAAGGGAGCACCGACGCTTGTATTTAATCAGGAGGGTGATGTCGTGTTTAATTCAACAGGTAATCCCGGGCTTGCAACAGGTGGTACAGGTGATGTACTGACTGGAATGATAGCTTCTTTAATCGCTCAAGGAATGAGTGTATGGGATGCAGCTATTTCTGCTGTTTTTATACATGGATATACAGCTGATATTATTGCGATGGAATCAAGCATGAGAGGCTTGGTGGCGGGTGATATTATAAAGAAGTTACCAGTTATACTCAAAGAGTTTGAAAGAGTTGAATAATAATGTATAGGGGACATTTCACAAAGATACCGATTATAGTTTATACAATCATTATTTTCGTACTATCATCTATGGAGAGTGGTGGAGCATTTAATGTATTAGGAGTGGATAAAATTTTACATTTAATAGAATTTGGTTTATACGCGGTGTTAATGAATATAGCAATTATAAGTTCATCGAATAAGTATTTAATTATGAATAATTGCTATTATACTGTTTTACTTTCGATGGTTTACGCTGCTTCTGATGAAATACATCAGTTTTTTGTTCCAACAAGAGATTGTTCAATTTATGATTTTATGGCTGATGTAATAGGAATTTTGATTTTTTTGGGCATTTTTAAAATTTTTTTAAGAGTAGTGAAAAGTTCATATGTATTTGGCAAGGTTAAAAATAGTTAATTTTGCAGTAATCAAAGAGATCAACGTAGATTTTAAAAAAGGCTTTAATGTTTTAACTGGGGAAACAGGGGCAGGGAAATCCATTATTGTTGATGCACTCAGTCTGTCTCTTGGAGAGAAATTACCAACTGATGTAATAAGATCAGGTGAGGAATACACATCTGTTGAAGTTACTTTCAATGAATTAGATTCAAATAAAAATGTGCGAGAATTTATGATTGAAAATGAGATACCTTTTATTAATTCCAATATAATATTAAAGAGGGAATTATATAGAAGTGGTAGAACCAAATCATTCATAAACAACAAACAGGTGAATTTGTCTCTGTTAAAACGTGTAGGTGATATCATTGTTGACCTACATGGACAGCACGATCATCAAGCATTATTAAAAGATGCGACGCATATTGATTATCTTGATCTATTTGCTAATACAAAGAGTGATATAATCAAATTAAAGGAAATTTATAACAGGATAAACAATATAAAAGAAAAAATTTCAATTCTTGAAGAGAAGAAGAAGATATTTAATGAAAAGAAAGAGTTATGGGAGTTTCAGATTAATGAAATTGATAGAATTGACCCAAAGCCTGGTGAATATGACGAATTAATGGAAGAAAAAAGAGTACTTGAAAATTCTGAAAAAATATTTCAAATATCCAAAGAGATAAATTCAGCCATTTATGAATCTGAGAATTCAATATTTGAGCAATTGCAAGCTGTTGAAAAAAAGTTAAGCCAGCTTTGCGATATATCCTCTGGTTTCAAAGAATATCATGAGCAAATATTCAATCTTAAATTTATATTGAGGGAGCTATCAGAAAGAATTGCAGATTTCGTTTCGTCGATTGATTTTAACCCTTCTAGACTTGACTATATAAATAATAGAATATTCACTCTCCAACAATTAATGAAGAAATACAATAAAACAATAAATGAAATAATAGAGTACAGAAAAGAGCTTGATTGTAAAATGATCGAGGACGAAGATCTAGATAAAAAAATATTGATATTAAGAGAAGATTTAGAAAAACTACAGGATCAATATTTAAAATTAGCTCTTGAAATATCTAGGAAAAGGAAAGAAAGTGCGTTACAATTTCAGAGGGAAGTAGAAAATAAGCTTAATTTTCTCGGAATTAAAAAAGCAAAGTTTGTTATAAATATTAAATATATTGAAGATAAAGATGGTCCTTTCATTGTAGATGGTGTACCTGTGAGTGCTACATCCTCTGGGATAGATGAGGTAAAATTTAAAATTTCTACAAATCCGGGAGAGGATGTAAAGCCATTTTCATTAATTGTTTCAGGTGGTGAAGTTTCTAGGATAATGCTGGCGATAAAAAGTATATTAGCAGGGAAAGATAATATTCCTGTACTTATATTT belongs to Candidatus Neomarinimicrobiota bacterium and includes:
- a CDS encoding TIGR02253 family HAD-type hydrolase, with product MIKAVIFDLDNTLIDFMKMKEASISAAIDAMLDAGLDRSPDKIREGINKIYNEKGIEYQYVFDDYLKNELGKINYKILASAIVAYRKAKEGNLQTYPHVHNTLISLIKMGIRLAVVSDAPRREAWLRICSCNLQNYFDVVMTFEDTNLRKPNPKPFQLTLERLEIKPEEAIMVGDWVERDLIGAKKVGMKTVFARYGDTFGTAFSGADYEIDYVDEIIEIVKKENGYR
- the acpS gene encoding holo-ACP synthase, whose amino-acid sequence is MKIGIDIIKIDRIDRLIQNYGNKFLDKYFDKEEIRYCKSKVVPLQHFAGKFAAKEAVKKALLSTNPTLIVPLSDIVIRNNSLGKPYVRLRGNVGEICKNYIIEVSISHEKNDYAIAIALVAI
- a CDS encoding NAD(P)H-hydrate dehydratase, giving the protein MREYVLSNEEAKIVDSFTIEKLGISGKKLMNRAGKAVATKVKEILKDIPGSRVDIFCGTGNNGGDGFVCGLNLYDWGAIVYIWVVGNKEKIKGDAKYYFDKCLESGLNINYIEKVEDVGKIHNIIETDLIVDAIFGTGFKGNVKPPIDRIIEIINNSTRPVISVDIPSGVNGDSGIVHDIAVKANATVTMGFLKRGLLLYPGKRYAGEVTVADIGYNEQSFNVLKNKTYLIHKEEIVDLIPPLYWDTYKHRQGKVLVFAGSVGMTGAAVLTCEAAMRTGAGLVVLSIPKSLNDIVEIKLTEVLSMPVNESEKQTFTVDSLTDNVRERIKWSDVIVFGPGVSYCEHVIVFGENLLKSVNKPVVIDADGLKIFKNNTELIKKVKEIVLTPHYGEFSLITGIPLDEIKMNVVDIGREFAISNGCVLVLKGAPTLVFNQEGDVVFNSTGNPGLATGGTGDVLTGMIASLIAQGMSVWDAAISAVFIHGYTADIIAMESSMRGLVAGDIIKKLPVILKEFERVE
- a CDS encoding VanZ family protein — its product is MYRGHFTKIPIIVYTIIIFVLSSMESGGAFNVLGVDKILHLIEFGLYAVLMNIAIISSSNKYLIMNNCYYTVLLSMVYAASDEIHQFFVPTRDCSIYDFMADVIGILIFLGIFKIFLRVVKSSYVFGKVKNS
- the recN gene encoding DNA repair protein RecN, which translates into the protein MYLARLKIVNFAVIKEINVDFKKGFNVLTGETGAGKSIIVDALSLSLGEKLPTDVIRSGEEYTSVEVTFNELDSNKNVREFMIENEIPFINSNIILKRELYRSGRTKSFINNKQVNLSLLKRVGDIIVDLHGQHDHQALLKDATHIDYLDLFANTKSDIIKLKEIYNRINNIKEKISILEEKKKIFNEKKELWEFQINEIDRIDPKPGEYDELMEEKRVLENSEKIFQISKEINSAIYESENSIFEQLQAVEKKLSQLCDISSGFKEYHEQIFNLKFILRELSERIADFVSSIDFNPSRLDYINNRIFTLQQLMKKYNKTINEIIEYRKELDCKMIEDEDLDKKILILREDLEKLQDQYLKLALEISRKRKESALQFQREVENKLNFLGIKKAKFVINIKYIEDKDGPFIVDGVPVSATSSGIDEVKFKISTNPGEDVKPFSLIVSGGEVSRIMLAIKSILAGKDNIPVLIFDEIDTGISGKIAHVVGEELLKLGKYHQIICITHLPQIACLGTYHYKVYKEIKDGKTYTLIKSLNEDERIMEIASLVSGKNITDTSIIQAKEMLGQNRKN